GTGTTCCTgtgtttattttcaataaatctcccagtttatgcaaaaaaatatttataataaatttcataactttttcgtaattgtattttttcacaacttttttcacaattgtaatttctttttttcgcCGTTCACATCACAAAGGGGTTATAACCTGCTCTTTGTGACTGCAATTCTTATACCATTTGTTTCACCACTTTTTTTATaccccccaacacacacacacacacacaaaaaaaaaaaaatttgagagagagagagaggaaaacatCTATGTAATGTTTGTCCATGATGGTATTTTATGGTAAAAGATAGCAaaggctttttcttttttttgggcaacTCGAAGTCTCAATCAATGCTAGGGAAACAAAAGCTCCTTCATGGAAGCATCCTCTGTCACCATCGCTGCCCAAACAACAATCAAGTCGCACTTCATGATTTTTCAGAACTTGGTCCAAAGAGGCAAAAACACTGAATTTCTTTTTACCTCAGCCCATCATTTTCCCTGCCTCGCTAATCAAAGTCAATCATAAACGATTGATGAAGCTTTCTTATatctaatttggaattttacatttttatttgcATGACATTAGTTGGTTTGATATGTCCcttggaaaattttgaatgttTTACTTCAAAGTATTAAGTGGTTTGGTACTTAGATTCTTGCAATCaattaaaattccaaactaGATATAAGAAAGCTTCATCGATTGTTTATGATAGACTTTGATTAGCGATGCAGGGAAAATGATGGGCTGTGATATGAATTAGAACTAAATGGGATGTGAGTTGCTTAGAAGTTAGAACTAATTGAGAGATGGCTAGCCACCTcttcaaataatacaaaattctCAAGAAAAGCTTTCAAAGACTTATTTACAGTCACATACAAAATTAAACTACAAAGTGCTTACATTCTAGTACTTATACTAGTTATTTGGCATTGATAGCAGTCTAGATGATTGGCAAGTGTCTAAATCCTATTGGATGCTTAATCAATTATCTAACTAAATAACTAGTTAGTTAGAAGAGGAGTAGGGTGGTTGTTGACTTAGCTACTGTTGCTACTGGTTTTGAGTCAAGGCTGCACATGTAAATAGCCTCTTGAAATGCCCTGCATCAAGACTCTCCCTCTTAAGAAGCACTTGACTTCAAGTGCTCTTGGCTGCCACAAAAATTGTGCTCTTGGCTGCAACAAGATTCGTATGATGTTATAGACTAATACAGTTGCCTTGTATCATTAATCTAATTCTGTTGCAGCACACCAAATGCTGTTGCTACACCAATGTAGATGCATCTGCATCAGGATTCCCTTTCTTTGAAAGCAAACTTGTCCTCAAGTTTGTTTGACCCTGCAATTTTAAAGCTTTCTGGTTTAGAAACAATGAAAGAGCTGAATTGCTTAGAACAATCAATAGGAGGTCAGGCACCTTTGCGAAGAACACAAAGTTCTCAAGAAAAGCTCTCAAAGGATTATTTCATTCACATAGAAAAACTACTCTACAATGCACTTACATTTTAGTAATTACTAGTTGTTTGACACTAGTAGCCTTCTAGATGATTGACAAGTGTCTAAATCCTATTAGCCAATACTTAATCAATCATGTAACTAGTTAGTTACAAGAGTGCTAGGGTGGCGGCTAACTTAGCCACCGTTGCCACTTGTTTTGTGTCTAGGCTGCACATGTAAACAACCTATTGAAATGCCCTGCATCAATTAGATAGTTGGAACATTCATAAACTCAAGGAAATACCGAAAAAGTGCAAGGCTTGAGGTTAAGGCCCGTTTGGTAGAAGAATCGTCACCCTTGCTCAGGCACTTTTGTATATTCCACAAGTTGTTTGGCCTTAAAGGTTGAAATACTCATGAACATGAATTAAGTAGGTAACTAATAATTCTATGATTGCTCTTCAGTTAGGACATTTCACCACATGGATAGATTAGAAAAccagaagaaaaaggaaaattagcCAATAACCACGtctttattaaaaagaaaacaaacgaTTGTGCCATTCTGTTTACTCCGATCCCATATGATTGGTAACAATACATGGGAGGATTACACTACTAAATTTCACTCTCTTAACATCTATGAACAAAGGAAACAAAGTGAACAGCCTCATTTGTTGCCAAAAAAGGATGCTTCAATCCTGTATTTACAATAAGCGAGCCATTAAATTAATAGAGTAGATGGATCTACAAACCCCGGGAACCAGGAATGTCAATCCACTGTAACTGGAGTTCCACCTCGCCGCTCTCCACATTTCGCAGTCTAAGAACCATATTTTGAACAGCTTTGCCATCAGTCCAGATAATGCAGCTCTCTTCAGCTAGACAGTTTTGCCTGTTTGGTTGTACTCTCGAAATTATTGTTCCATTAGGAAGGCCTTCCAAGCGCATCTTTAAGGCTTCAAGAAATGAACCAATCTCAAACTCAGCATCCCCCATTTTATCATCCAGAGAAAATGTGTCTTTGTCGAATACAAACTGCAATCATAAGGAATTCAGAAGATTGAATATCAATTGAATGTTTGCGTTTCCCTCATTGAAGTAACGAAGTACACAGGACTATGACTTAATATCCCACTTGTACCATATCCATAACATTATTAGTGAAATCTCTTATACATATTTATTCATGATTTAAGCACAAATAGGTGATTTTCTAGTTGAATCTTAAAATTAACAAGTACCAAATTTCCATTCggtaattcaaatatttagtGAAGTTCCAGTATAGAATATCTATGTAgagaattaataaataaataaataataaaacaaaattcgTTTAGGGTATCATGCTCTAGAGACAGTATTTCATTCCTGAGTAAAATTAACCTCATTTgtactgcatttttttttcctggtgcTTATTTAACAGTATGATTTAAATATCATTACATGCTGATATTGAACATGTTGTAGATTTCTTCTGTTGTATCATGGAATGAACAATGCAACTACAGTTCCTTTAACATAACATGTATATCATGATAATAGCAGGTTTCCTATATAATTGAGCTCAATGTCACAAGAACTATAACACTTACAATCTTTATTGGAAGACTGGGATCAGCTACAGAAAGAGTCAAATCTTCATTCCACTCTGGATTGATATTCTTCTTCACTACACGAGTCTTCAGCTTCTGCATCAGATATTACCATTTACAACAAATCAGTTTAAATAACTAGCATCAAAAGCCAAAAACAGTTGCTCCTTTTTTCACACACGAGGGCACTAGCACCAagtgtgctaaatgctaaatttttagaaGTGCATTGTAGCATGTGCTATTTCAAATATGTGagagtgataaaaaaattaaaaataaaatgtatgtTTTCTAATATTTGCTTATTAATAAAACATAGgggaagaaattaaaatttaattttatagaaaaagaaaaacatagagATTCAAAAGATTGGGTATGTTTCTCAGTattcaactataaaaaaaatatttagctcagctgattttttttttttttcctttgggtgTGAGGAAGTGGAACCAAACAAAAAGTTTGATAGCCATGGTTTTGATTACTGTGGTCCAGATATAACGATCCAAGCAAACAGTGGTGTCGAGAGACACAAACATACAAAGCCTAATTTCAGATGCAAATACTTCAACgagaaaaagaatatatatatatatatatatatatataaataggatTTGATTCTCTTATTCTGCCTACTTTCAATGGTAATGGCTTTTTATCATTGGAGCAATACACAAATTTGTtgattttctattatttctcagttttttttttttaataattttttggcttttagaaaaagaaaataaatactaCATATTTATCAGTTGAGCAAACTGGTagcacaattaaaaaaaaaaaaaatttgagaaactatttgagaaaattttaaatccaaataGTAGAGAAAATCACCCGTCATTGTAGGCGCGAATTCCGATAGGGGTACTATACTAATTTAAAGACAGTTTTAACCGTGTTTGCTAACCCTTTGTCagatcaaaatatttttaatttcgaCAGAAATTGagctttaaattttttattgattttacttATTGAGAACCCATCTAGAACCATGTTAACCAAGGACATACTCAGACAAGTCTTGAAAgctttatattaaattttctatgATCTAAAATGCTTTGAAGTTCAACACCAAAAACCATACtactaaaatacaaaaattagatCAAGCCCTTTGCAATCAATCATAAAAGATTGCGGTTTTCACACAAAACAAGCACGGAGCAAAACATATAATAAGTCCCAAGAGAAGaccatcaaaacccaaaaacccagaaacaaaGAAATGCATACAGAGAAGCAAGAAAACGCCAAAATAGCTTAAATCTTTTTTTACCTGCTTGCCCATTTTGATAACAACATAAGGATCACTGCTTCTGACATCCCTGACTGCGAGGTTCACCCCTCTGTGGACATGAATCCTAAGCAGACCCAAAAGGCTCTCCAtctcagggaaaaaaaatacaaatttttgacaaaaaaaaaaaaccagtagAACACAAAGGAAATGAAAGGACTTGTTGCTTTATGTAATGGCTTTGAATATTGAATACCCTTTTACTTAGGCAGAGTGGAGAACTAGTTGAAAAAATAGTTAGACACTATCAAAGCCTAACCCAATTGTCCTAATATAACCAAAGAAAGAAGACCAAGAACCACGACCTATTcaatcagaaaaagaaaaaccaagtCCTAGGTTTGGCAAGTTGCAATATTTTATACAGTTCATAAATAGTGTAACAAACCAGTGGGATCCGGATGtaattttgatttgatgggTAAAAACCAGAAATACGCGCATAAAGGACTCTGTCACTGTTCAGTGGGAATGAGTTGTTTTTTTCAAACTTATTAACGGCAGTAAGGTAACGTgtttaagtatatatatttagtttttaaataatattatattttttttttacatttttttatttatatatattttttttaaattaaaattattatttaaatacacATACCAAACCGACCCTAATGCTTGATTTGAATATATTGAGAAGTCTATGGGGTTGATAATATTTCATATATCACccccaaagaaaatttcatatttgtcaaagtttataaattataattatggCTTTGGGCCAGACCTGTCCAGAGGTCCAAGGCGGCTGACACGCCTCGTTGCAttctactattattattattatatttttacctCACACTTCTTTGACTTTGTCTTCTAGAGTTTATACTTTGGAGGCTTCTTTCACTTCTCTCTCCCCCCTCTTTATttcgttttttgttttgttttttcatttaaatttaagtgaaatttttttgttacccTTGATTACACAGTGATTAAAAACAACGAAAATTTTATTGGAGATTGGTAGATtgtaaggtttttatttatttattttaat
This DNA window, taken from Quercus robur chromosome 2, dhQueRobu3.1, whole genome shotgun sequence, encodes the following:
- the LOC126714048 gene encoding protein C2-DOMAIN ABA-RELATED 4-like encodes the protein MESLLGLLRIHVHRGVNLAVRDVRSSDPYVVIKMGKQKLKTRVVKKNINPEWNEDLTLSVADPSLPIKIFVFDKDTFSLDDKMGDAEFEIGSFLEALKMRLEGLPNGTIISRVQPNRQNCLAEESCIIWTDGKAVQNMVLRLRNVESGEVELQLQWIDIPGSRGL